From the genome of Thermoflexus hugenholtzii, one region includes:
- a CDS encoding FAD-binding oxidoreductase, whose amino-acid sequence MPDRLRKWNGWGYEGEGIPTERVARWLKAVEPWLRVSPKDYQPPVPLESLQIPPSRIALEIPGFQGALLATDYERALHAAGRSFGDLVRLRTGQDLCFPDAVTYPEDEADLLRLLEVAEHRSIALIPYGGGTSVVGGVEPAVPPGFQGVLSVDLARMNRIRFLDPSGRRVRAQAGIRGPDLEEALRAHGLAFRHYPQSFQMSTLGGWIATRAAGHFSTAWGRIEHRVESLRVLTPRGVLETREVPASASGPDMRSWVVGSEGAFGFITEAVVRAVRPPVAKRAGGFRFPEFSAGLEAMRRILQAGLTPAVLRLLDEYEVAISAALAGHPLEPGALLHISLEIEDLEDAHRVEAEWRSALRWIERAGGIPAPEAVETWKRAYFEQPYWRDVMIDFGLLLDTVETAVPWSRVEETVRTVRERLIQRIDRWSPVGGVMCRVTHGYPDGCALYFTFFARPSREALREAWRDLQRTALEAFLECGGTITHHHGTGRDFRSFLVAEHGPLALDLLQRVKAALDPAGIMNPGVLVAPAPHG is encoded by the coding sequence ATGCCGGATCGCCTGCGGAAATGGAACGGCTGGGGATATGAAGGGGAAGGGATCCCGACGGAGCGGGTCGCCCGCTGGTTGAAAGCGGTGGAGCCATGGCTGCGGGTCTCCCCGAAGGATTACCAGCCGCCCGTTCCCCTGGAGTCCCTTCAGATTCCTCCATCCCGGATCGCCCTGGAGATCCCGGGTTTTCAGGGCGCCCTCCTGGCCACGGATTATGAGCGGGCGCTGCACGCAGCCGGGCGGAGTTTCGGGGATCTGGTGCGGTTGCGGACCGGGCAGGATCTCTGTTTCCCCGACGCGGTGACCTATCCGGAGGATGAAGCGGATCTCCTCCGCCTGCTGGAGGTTGCTGAGCACCGATCCATCGCGCTCATTCCCTATGGAGGCGGGACCTCCGTCGTTGGCGGGGTGGAGCCCGCTGTTCCCCCTGGCTTCCAGGGGGTCCTCTCGGTGGATCTCGCCCGGATGAATCGAATTCGATTCCTTGATCCCTCCGGCCGTCGGGTTCGGGCGCAGGCGGGGATTCGCGGGCCGGATCTGGAGGAGGCGCTACGGGCGCATGGCTTAGCCTTCCGGCATTATCCCCAGTCCTTCCAGATGTCGACGCTGGGGGGCTGGATCGCAACGCGGGCGGCGGGGCATTTCTCCACCGCGTGGGGAAGGATCGAGCATCGCGTGGAAAGCCTGCGGGTGCTCACCCCCCGCGGGGTTCTGGAGACCCGGGAGGTGCCCGCCTCGGCCTCGGGGCCGGATATGCGGTCGTGGGTCGTGGGGAGCGAGGGGGCGTTCGGATTCATCACGGAGGCGGTGGTGCGGGCGGTGCGGCCGCCGGTCGCCAAGCGGGCGGGCGGTTTTCGTTTCCCGGAGTTCTCGGCCGGTCTGGAGGCCATGCGGCGGATTCTGCAGGCGGGCTTAACACCGGCCGTCCTCCGTCTGCTCGATGAATATGAGGTAGCGATCAGCGCCGCCCTCGCCGGTCATCCGCTGGAACCGGGCGCCCTGCTTCACATCAGCCTGGAGATCGAAGATCTCGAGGACGCGCATCGGGTGGAAGCCGAATGGCGCTCGGCCCTCCGATGGATCGAACGGGCAGGGGGAATTCCAGCGCCCGAGGCCGTGGAGACGTGGAAACGGGCCTACTTCGAACAGCCTTACTGGCGCGATGTCATGATCGATTTCGGCCTGCTCCTGGATACGGTGGAGACCGCTGTGCCGTGGTCCCGGGTGGAGGAAACCGTGCGGACCGTGCGGGAGCGCTTGATCCAGCGGATCGATCGCTGGTCGCCGGTCGGTGGGGTGATGTGTCGGGTGACGCATGGCTATCCAGACGGATGCGCCCTGTATTTTACTTTCTTCGCCCGTCCATCCCGGGAAGCGCTGCGCGAGGCGTGGCGGGATCTCCAGCGGACGGCCCTGGAGGCGTTTCTGGAGTGCGGGGGGACGATCACCCATCACCATGGAACAGGACGGGATTTCCGATCGTTCCTGGTCGCAGAGCATGGCCCCCTGGCACTGGATCTCCTGCAGCGCGTGAAGGCGGCCCTGGATCCGGCCGGGATCATGAACCCGGGCGTGCTGGTGGCCCCCGCGCCGCACGGGTAG
- a CDS encoding glycosyltransferase translates to MVSVIIPTLNEAAYLPQLLEALARQTQPPEEVIVADAGSEDGTPEIARAWGARVVPGGRPAVGRNAGARAARGTWLVFLDADVVPRPDFLEKAMREIEARRLDVATCLMEPLSPRPTDRVFHEVANGYLLALQWISPRAPGFCILVRRALHEAIGGFDETLLLAEDHDYVRRAARHGRFGVLTSVRIPVSTRRVEEEGVFPLLLKYLWAEAHVWAGRPIRSLPFDYAFGHHHPSSRPGGYAEREEERKGTWLAWPPVLHPRSVMGRIGSRSGPLPVPWRWRLLSGDRPLPASRSKAHEGRFESAAGGRPSPPSSGDR, encoded by the coding sequence ATGGTCAGCGTGATCATCCCAACCCTGAACGAAGCGGCGTATCTCCCCCAGCTCCTCGAGGCCCTGGCCCGTCAGACACAGCCGCCGGAGGAGGTGATCGTCGCCGACGCGGGGTCGGAGGATGGGACGCCGGAGATCGCCCGGGCCTGGGGCGCTCGGGTGGTCCCCGGTGGGCGCCCGGCCGTCGGCCGGAACGCGGGGGCGCGGGCCGCCCGGGGGACCTGGCTGGTCTTCCTGGACGCGGATGTGGTCCCCCGTCCGGATTTCCTGGAGAAGGCGATGCGGGAGATCGAGGCGCGGCGTCTGGATGTGGCCACATGCTTGATGGAGCCCCTGAGCCCCCGGCCGACGGATCGGGTGTTCCACGAGGTGGCCAACGGATATCTGCTGGCGCTGCAATGGATCTCCCCCCGCGCGCCGGGGTTCTGCATTCTGGTCCGCCGCGCCCTCCACGAGGCCATCGGGGGGTTCGATGAAACCCTGTTGCTGGCCGAGGATCACGATTACGTGCGACGGGCGGCCCGCCACGGCCGGTTCGGGGTGCTGACCTCGGTGCGCATCCCGGTCTCCACCCGCCGGGTGGAGGAGGAGGGCGTTTTCCCCTTGCTCTTGAAATATCTCTGGGCGGAAGCCCATGTATGGGCCGGGCGGCCCATCCGATCCCTTCCCTTCGATTACGCGTTCGGGCATCACCACCCATCCTCACGTCCAGGTGGATACGCGGAAAGGGAAGAAGAAAGGAAAGGGACATGGCTGGCCTGGCCGCCCGTCCTCCATCCTCGATCCGTGATGGGAAGGATCGGAAGCCGCTCTGGACCCCTTCCAGTGCCCTGGAGGTGGAGGCTTCTTTCGGGAGATCGGCCTCTGCCGGCCTCCCGATCGAAGGCCCATGAGGGGCGATTCGAATCAGCCGCCGGGGGCCGCCCTTCACCCCCCTCCTCTGGAGACCGGTAG
- a CDS encoding Nramp family divalent metal transporter — protein MEDFLEATRGIRPGDRGTVEQALRVLMGKEAPRGLARVWPFLGPAFVASVAYMDPGNFATNIQGGARFGYLLLWVIFLSNGMAMFLQALSAKLGIATGRNLAELCREHFPPALSFLLWVLMELVAMATDLAEFVGAAVGFHLLLRLPLWAGALLTALAAFAILDLERHGFRPLEGVITALIGVVSLGYVVEILIVRPDGREVLHAFLPPRFAGPESVLLAVGILGATVMPHALFLHSALTQDRIVVRDPALRRRLFQFEQIDVALAMGIAGLINAAMLMMAAATFHARGLSEIGTLEEAYRTLHPLFGPVAGGAFALALLASGLSSSTVGTMSGQIIMQGFLRRRIPVGVRRLVTMLPSLVVIGLGWDPTRTLVISQVVLSFGLPFAVFPLIFFTARRDLMGDLANRPLTTLLALGMGTLVVGLNGYLLYALIRG, from the coding sequence ATGGAGGACTTCCTGGAGGCAACCCGGGGGATCCGGCCAGGGGATCGGGGGACGGTGGAGCAGGCGCTGCGGGTGCTGATGGGAAAGGAGGCGCCCCGGGGCCTGGCCCGCGTGTGGCCCTTCCTGGGCCCAGCCTTCGTGGCCAGCGTCGCCTATATGGATCCGGGGAACTTCGCCACCAACATCCAGGGGGGCGCGCGCTTCGGCTACCTGCTCCTCTGGGTGATTTTCCTCAGCAACGGGATGGCGATGTTCCTCCAGGCTCTCTCCGCCAAGCTGGGCATCGCCACCGGGCGGAACCTGGCGGAGCTCTGCCGGGAGCACTTCCCACCGGCCCTCTCTTTTCTCCTGTGGGTCCTGATGGAGCTGGTCGCCATGGCCACCGACCTGGCGGAGTTCGTGGGCGCCGCGGTGGGCTTCCATCTGCTCCTGAGGCTCCCTTTGTGGGCCGGCGCGTTGCTCACCGCCCTGGCGGCCTTCGCCATCCTGGACCTGGAGCGCCATGGCTTCCGCCCCCTGGAGGGGGTGATCACCGCGCTGATCGGCGTGGTCTCCCTCGGGTATGTGGTGGAGATCCTCATCGTCCGCCCGGATGGGCGGGAGGTCCTTCACGCGTTCCTGCCGCCGCGGTTCGCCGGGCCGGAGAGCGTCCTGCTGGCGGTGGGGATCCTGGGGGCCACGGTGATGCCCCACGCGCTTTTCCTTCACTCCGCCCTCACCCAGGATCGCATTGTGGTCCGTGATCCAGCCCTGCGGCGCCGCCTCTTCCAGTTCGAGCAGATCGATGTGGCCCTCGCCATGGGGATCGCCGGCCTGATCAACGCGGCGATGCTGATGATGGCTGCGGCTACCTTCCACGCCCGGGGCCTTTCGGAGATTGGCACCCTGGAGGAAGCCTATCGCACCCTCCACCCCTTGTTTGGACCGGTGGCCGGTGGAGCTTTCGCCCTCGCCCTGCTGGCCTCCGGCCTCTCCTCGTCCACCGTGGGGACCATGTCCGGGCAGATCATCATGCAGGGCTTCCTGCGCCGTCGCATCCCGGTGGGGGTGCGACGGCTGGTGACGATGCTGCCTTCCCTGGTGGTCATCGGGCTGGGGTGGGATCCCACCCGCACGCTGGTCATCAGCCAGGTGGTGCTGAGCTTCGGGCTGCCTTTTGCCGTGTTCCCGCTGATCTTCTTCACCGCGCGGCGGGATCTGATGGGAGATCTGGCCAACCGGCCGCTGACCACCCTCCTCGCCCTGGGGATGGGGACCCTCGTCGTCGGGCTGAACGGTTACCTGCTCTATGCGCTGATCCGCGGATGA
- a CDS encoding LacI family DNA-binding transcriptional regulator — MGRRASRRVSIKDIARKAGVSHSTVSRALRGSPLVNPRTAERIRRLAARMGYVPNAAARSLATARTGIVGLVITTLADPFLAEIVRGVEEVALEAGYRLFLATSNADPERELAAVRALAESRVEGVIVASSRVGELYLPHLEALGVPIVLINNQREEPFIYSVASDSYQGAVQAISYLVELGHTRIAYIAGPPTARSNRERLAGYREAMARAGLPLDPAWIAEGNGRPEGGEWGMRRLLEAPRRPTAVFCYNDMTAIGALRAARAAGLRVPDDLSIIGFDDILFAAYTEPPLTTVAQPKYEMGRTAMSMLLRLLQGERTPTHLRLPCRLVERASCGPPPEERMDLLPLPLTERRLP; from the coding sequence ATGGGCCGTCGCGCCTCCCGTCGGGTCTCGATCAAGGACATCGCCCGGAAGGCGGGCGTCTCCCACTCCACGGTCTCCCGGGCGTTGCGGGGAAGCCCCCTGGTCAACCCCCGCACGGCGGAGCGGATCCGCCGGCTGGCGGCGCGGATGGGGTATGTCCCCAACGCCGCCGCCCGCAGCCTGGCCACCGCTCGCACCGGCATCGTCGGCCTGGTGATCACCACCCTGGCCGATCCCTTCCTGGCGGAGATTGTCCGCGGCGTGGAGGAGGTCGCCCTGGAGGCCGGCTATCGCCTGTTCCTGGCCACCTCCAACGCGGACCCTGAGCGGGAGCTGGCGGCGGTGCGGGCCCTGGCCGAGAGCCGGGTGGAAGGGGTGATCGTGGCCTCCTCCCGCGTCGGCGAGCTCTACCTCCCGCACCTGGAAGCCCTGGGCGTCCCCATCGTGCTGATCAACAACCAGCGGGAGGAGCCCTTCATCTACTCGGTGGCTTCGGACAGCTATCAGGGGGCGGTGCAGGCGATTTCTTACCTGGTGGAGCTGGGCCACACCCGCATCGCCTACATCGCCGGCCCGCCCACCGCCCGCTCGAACCGGGAGCGCCTGGCCGGCTACCGGGAGGCGATGGCCCGGGCCGGGCTCCCCCTGGATCCTGCCTGGATCGCCGAGGGGAACGGCCGGCCGGAGGGCGGGGAATGGGGGATGCGCCGCCTGCTGGAGGCCCCGCGCCGGCCCACGGCGGTGTTCTGCTACAACGACATGACCGCCATCGGGGCCCTGCGGGCCGCCCGGGCGGCCGGCCTGCGGGTCCCCGACGATCTCTCAATCATCGGCTTCGATGACATCCTCTTCGCCGCCTACACGGAGCCCCCCTTGACCACCGTCGCCCAGCCCAAGTATGAGATGGGGCGGACCGCGATGAGCATGTTGCTGCGCCTGCTGCAGGGGGAACGAACGCCGACGCATCTCCGGCTGCCCTGCCGGCTGGTGGAGCGCGCCTCATGCGGCCCGCCCCCGGAGGAAAGGATGGACCTTCTCCCCTTACCCCTCACCGAAAGGAGGTTGCCATGA
- a CDS encoding GAF domain-containing protein encodes MAWVLGVLLGWIGLLLTYRGVRRSRSSEARLWALALLALALWTWSEGLIIGASEPELRILGFQVQALGVAGIAPFFLLGALRYSGLRARPWHRISVLLIPVLTVLLAFTNDAHHLVWSTLAVRPDGSLVVSYGPWFWVHTLFALLAFLGAVILLLPTLIHAYRVAFRVLAGFLLAVALVMVSVFMALHDPSYAQLPTAWRGAPAIALGLATVLLGLIFQALPRLRPIPLARGLLIEGMSEGMMVLDPQGRVLDLNSRMAELLGRLPTECLGAPAEDLLRAWPELRDVWRAAVDEGGERIAELRHPAQERWFLFSIQAIPSQGEPEGWLVRASEITEHRRQALRRARQQEALLRLARDPRIQNGELEEAMARIAWTAAETLQVHRVNIWRLDPATGRLSCLIHVEWPEGRTGKEADLRADEFPTYFRALEEGRAIDASDAWSDPRTSELRERYMAPRNIRSMLDAPIRQGGQVVGVICHEHVGETRLWTADEVAFAAEMADLIALVWSNAARRAAEARAQRYARQLQLLQGISQEIFRAADLERLYALTLRGVREVLGADRAAVLVRDPDGVARFKAWENLSEDYRRAVEGHWPWDPSDPNPRILWVPDAAQSPELGEVREAVLREGIRALAFVPIRSEGQTLGKLMLYYDAPRHPDEDTLRLAETLADAVGIALRRRRETWLWEAMAGALQELLSTPPEFSERVRTILRGAKRLLGGDRAGVWFYEPIREQVACAGADGLSPDYVQWLLESYRRVPGVRAIEIPTVIHVSDVQTDPRTQAVRERLLQEGFRAYVVFPLWAPAMTADQFPFRGVLTVYWDTIRALTTEELLIGQAFANAAAQALASAYLFEETQRRARYEAALHQMAAAILRAEDLEGILRAGLEHACTAIGLRMGEVYLWEDGPGCLRLRAAVGLPPEVQALLAECRPGEGLAGQVFAEARLLAYGDLRLEAPERELPLPLDRMRAWIGVPLRAGAHPVGVLSLHDPQPHMFTDPEIRMLETLADHLALAVERATLVERLADQVREISLLYEASANLLAAQEVDRVLTLLGRFLCDITGGAYARFYRYRPESGTLETLMEFRAPDAARKGPPGWPEGTRGDPLAVRISVLRERRPIALRLADPEAEGLLSAEDRETLARLGVRRLMILPLAVGARVLGLAEVWDPVGESSFSLNQIALSQAIANHAAVALENARLLEDLRTERSRLRALIDAAVDGILLIRAGGEVMEINRAAVRLLSLDGEPSSWVGRSVSDLLCDLKGRRPELARGLVRYLRAWRRSPESRPAVELEAGPYALRVHGVPIAEGSSITGWLLWIYDITPLRELERLREEFLHMIVHDLRNPAASIQTALDFLLSESVGPLLPEQRDVLSIARDNVGRMLRMVNTILDLRRLQSGQAILQPRPLSLRELVARILKELSILIREKDLEVQVEMPSDLPLVHGDEMLVLRVFQNLMDNAIKFTPSGGTIWIRAAAEDARTVRVEVADSGPGVPPELRERLFQPFVTGMVRGRGFGLGLAFCKLAVEAHGGRIWVEDRPGGGALFVFTLPLVPPSSENGDPNRSGNPPTPSPFGR; translated from the coding sequence ATGGCGTGGGTTCTGGGTGTCCTCCTCGGGTGGATCGGCCTGCTCCTGACCTACCGGGGCGTGCGGCGCTCCCGCTCCTCGGAGGCGCGTCTGTGGGCGCTGGCCCTCCTCGCCCTGGCCCTCTGGACCTGGAGCGAGGGTCTGATCATCGGCGCGTCCGAGCCCGAACTGCGCATCCTGGGGTTTCAGGTTCAGGCGCTGGGGGTGGCGGGGATCGCTCCTTTCTTCCTCCTGGGCGCCCTCCGATATTCCGGCCTCCGCGCGCGGCCCTGGCATCGGATCAGCGTCCTGCTCATCCCGGTCCTGACCGTTCTGCTGGCCTTCACCAACGATGCGCATCACCTCGTCTGGTCTACCTTAGCCGTCCGCCCGGACGGCTCCCTCGTGGTCTCTTATGGGCCCTGGTTCTGGGTGCACACCCTGTTCGCCCTTCTGGCTTTCCTCGGCGCGGTGATCCTCCTGCTTCCAACCCTGATCCACGCTTACCGGGTCGCGTTCCGGGTCCTCGCCGGATTCCTGCTCGCCGTCGCCCTGGTCATGGTCAGCGTCTTCATGGCCCTGCACGATCCTTCGTATGCGCAGCTCCCCACGGCATGGCGAGGGGCGCCGGCGATCGCGCTGGGGCTGGCCACCGTGTTGCTGGGCCTGATCTTCCAGGCCCTCCCGCGCCTCCGCCCCATCCCCCTCGCCCGGGGCCTGCTCATCGAGGGGATGTCCGAAGGGATGATGGTGCTGGACCCGCAGGGTCGGGTGCTCGACCTCAACTCCCGGATGGCCGAGCTGCTGGGACGTCTCCCGACCGAATGCCTCGGCGCGCCGGCGGAGGACCTGCTCCGGGCGTGGCCGGAGCTCCGGGATGTATGGCGAGCGGCGGTCGATGAAGGCGGGGAAAGGATCGCAGAGCTCCGCCATCCGGCTCAGGAGCGCTGGTTCCTCTTTTCCATCCAGGCGATCCCTTCTCAAGGGGAGCCTGAGGGGTGGCTGGTTCGAGCCAGCGAGATCACCGAACACCGGCGCCAGGCTCTCCGACGCGCCCGCCAGCAGGAGGCCCTGCTGCGCCTGGCCCGGGATCCCCGGATCCAGAACGGGGAGCTCGAGGAGGCCATGGCCCGGATCGCCTGGACGGCCGCGGAGACCCTGCAGGTCCATCGGGTGAACATCTGGCGGCTGGACCCGGCCACCGGCCGCCTGTCCTGTCTGATCCATGTGGAGTGGCCGGAGGGGCGGACGGGGAAGGAGGCGGATCTGCGCGCGGACGAGTTCCCCACATATTTCCGGGCCCTGGAGGAGGGGCGCGCCATCGACGCCTCGGACGCCTGGAGCGATCCACGAACCTCCGAGCTGCGGGAGCGCTACATGGCACCTCGGAACATCCGCTCGATGCTGGACGCGCCCATCCGCCAGGGCGGGCAGGTGGTGGGGGTGATCTGCCACGAGCACGTCGGGGAGACCCGCCTCTGGACCGCCGATGAGGTCGCCTTCGCCGCGGAGATGGCGGATCTCATCGCCCTGGTCTGGAGCAACGCGGCGCGACGGGCCGCGGAGGCCCGGGCCCAGCGCTACGCCCGGCAACTCCAGCTGCTCCAGGGGATCTCCCAGGAGATCTTCCGCGCCGCGGATCTGGAGCGCCTCTACGCGCTGACCCTTCGGGGCGTGCGTGAGGTGCTGGGGGCGGATCGGGCGGCGGTGCTGGTGCGGGATCCGGATGGCGTCGCGCGGTTCAAGGCCTGGGAGAACCTCTCGGAGGACTACCGCCGCGCCGTCGAGGGGCACTGGCCCTGGGACCCCTCGGATCCGAACCCTCGCATCCTCTGGGTCCCGGACGCCGCCCAATCCCCGGAGCTGGGGGAGGTTCGGGAGGCCGTGCTTCGGGAAGGCATCCGGGCCCTGGCCTTCGTCCCCATCCGGAGCGAGGGGCAGACCTTAGGCAAGCTGATGCTGTATTACGATGCCCCACGCCATCCCGATGAGGACACCCTCCGTCTGGCGGAGACCCTGGCGGACGCCGTGGGCATCGCCCTGCGCCGGCGGCGGGAGACCTGGCTGTGGGAAGCGATGGCGGGAGCGCTCCAGGAGCTCCTAAGCACTCCGCCGGAGTTTTCCGAGCGGGTGCGGACGATCCTCCGGGGCGCCAAACGGCTGCTCGGCGGCGACCGCGCGGGCGTCTGGTTCTACGAGCCCATCCGGGAGCAGGTGGCCTGCGCCGGGGCGGATGGGCTTTCGCCGGACTACGTTCAATGGCTCCTGGAGAGCTACCGTCGCGTCCCTGGGGTCCGGGCCATTGAAATCCCCACGGTGATCCATGTCTCAGACGTTCAGACCGATCCGCGCACCCAGGCCGTTCGCGAGCGGCTGCTCCAGGAGGGATTCCGCGCTTACGTCGTCTTCCCGCTCTGGGCCCCCGCCATGACGGCCGACCAGTTCCCCTTCCGCGGAGTGCTCACGGTTTACTGGGACACCATCCGCGCGCTGACGACGGAGGAGCTACTCATCGGCCAGGCCTTCGCCAACGCCGCCGCCCAGGCCCTGGCCAGCGCCTACCTGTTCGAGGAGACCCAGCGGCGCGCCCGCTATGAGGCGGCGCTCCACCAGATGGCCGCTGCCATCCTGCGAGCCGAAGACCTGGAGGGGATCCTGCGCGCCGGCCTGGAGCACGCCTGCACGGCTATCGGCCTGCGCATGGGGGAAGTCTACCTCTGGGAGGACGGGCCGGGCTGCCTGCGCCTGCGCGCGGCGGTCGGATTGCCCCCCGAGGTCCAGGCCCTCCTCGCGGAGTGTCGTCCGGGCGAGGGGCTGGCCGGGCAGGTCTTCGCGGAGGCACGCCTCCTCGCTTATGGCGATCTCCGACTGGAAGCTCCGGAGCGGGAGCTCCCCTTGCCGCTTGATAGGATGCGGGCCTGGATCGGCGTCCCATTGCGCGCAGGCGCTCATCCGGTGGGTGTCCTCAGCCTGCACGATCCCCAGCCGCATATGTTCACGGATCCGGAGATCCGGATGCTGGAGACGCTGGCCGATCACCTGGCCCTGGCCGTGGAGCGGGCCACGCTGGTCGAACGGCTGGCCGACCAGGTCCGGGAGATCTCCCTGCTCTACGAGGCCAGCGCGAACCTGCTGGCCGCCCAGGAGGTCGATCGGGTGCTGACCCTGCTGGGCCGCTTCCTCTGCGACATCACCGGCGGGGCCTATGCGCGCTTTTACCGGTATCGGCCGGAATCCGGAACCCTGGAGACCCTGATGGAGTTCAGGGCCCCGGATGCCGCCCGGAAAGGGCCGCCGGGCTGGCCGGAAGGAACCCGGGGGGACCCCCTGGCCGTGCGGATCTCCGTGCTTCGGGAGCGCAGGCCGATCGCCCTCCGGCTCGCGGATCCGGAGGCGGAAGGATTGCTGTCGGCGGAGGACCGGGAGACCCTGGCCCGGCTGGGGGTGAGGCGCCTCATGATCCTGCCGCTGGCGGTGGGGGCGCGGGTGCTGGGCCTGGCGGAAGTCTGGGATCCGGTGGGGGAGTCATCCTTCTCCCTGAACCAGATCGCCTTAAGCCAGGCCATCGCCAACCACGCCGCGGTGGCCCTGGAGAACGCCCGGCTGCTGGAGGACCTCCGGACGGAGCGCAGCCGGCTGCGCGCGCTCATCGACGCGGCGGTGGACGGCATCCTCCTCATCCGGGCGGGAGGGGAGGTGATGGAGATCAACCGGGCGGCGGTCCGCCTGCTCTCCCTGGACGGAGAGCCGTCATCCTGGGTGGGACGTTCGGTGAGCGATTTGCTCTGCGATCTGAAAGGGCGGCGGCCCGAGCTGGCCCGGGGGCTGGTGCGCTACCTGCGGGCGTGGCGCCGGAGCCCGGAAAGCCGCCCCGCCGTGGAGCTGGAGGCCGGCCCCTACGCCCTGCGGGTCCACGGGGTCCCTATCGCCGAGGGTTCCTCCATCACGGGCTGGCTCCTTTGGATCTACGACATCACGCCGCTGCGGGAGCTGGAGCGCCTGCGCGAGGAATTCCTCCACATGATCGTCCACGACCTGCGCAACCCCGCGGCCTCCATCCAGACCGCCCTGGACTTCCTGCTGAGCGAGAGCGTAGGGCCGTTGCTGCCGGAGCAACGGGATGTCCTGAGCATCGCCCGGGACAACGTGGGGCGCATGCTGCGCATGGTGAACACCATCCTCGACCTGCGCCGGCTGCAATCCGGGCAGGCGATCCTCCAGCCACGCCCGCTCTCCCTGAGGGAGCTGGTGGCCCGGATCCTGAAGGAGCTCTCCATCCTGATCCGCGAGAAGGACCTGGAGGTGCAGGTGGAGATGCCCTCCGATCTCCCGCTGGTGCACGGGGATGAGATGCTGGTCTTGCGGGTGTTTCAGAACCTGATGGACAACGCCATCAAGTTCACGCCGTCAGGCGGGACGATCTGGATCCGGGCGGCGGCGGAGGATGCGAGGACGGTGCGCGTGGAGGTCGCCGACTCCGGGCCCGGGGTGCCACCGGAGCTGCGGGAACGTCTCTTCCAGCCCTTCGTGACCGGGATGGTCCGGGGGCGCGGGTTCGGTCTGGGCCTGGCCTTCTGCAAGCTCGCCGTGGAGGCCCACGGCGGCCGGATTTGGGTGGAGGATCGACCCGGAGGCGGCGCCCTGTTCGTGTTCACGCTCCCGCTGGTTCCGCCTTCCTCCGAAAACGGAGACCCCAACCGCTCAGGAAACCCGCCCACCCCCTCTCCTTTCGGGCGATAA